The Oreochromis niloticus isolate F11D_XX linkage group LG15, O_niloticus_UMD_NMBU, whole genome shotgun sequence genome includes a region encoding these proteins:
- the rpl7l1 gene encoding 60S ribosomal protein L7-like 1: protein MERLDPKRWGRSRYCLLTSFVRDEESTMAESETKKAIKLVPEYLLKKRKAYQAIKATQAKLALLEKRRVTKGKIKFKRLEDFLKESHTQHRDDTRIQRVKQRPAEPLPPAKNKLAFAVRIRQTKGVSPKVMKVIQMMRLRKIFSGTFVKINKTSIAMMKMVEPYVAWGFPNLKSVRELILKRGQTRIGRRRVPLTDNTFIEEHMGKQGIICLEDLIHEIYSVGKNFRAANNFLLPFRLSVARHSIKDKAGLLKDLGNPGYRGTDINVIIRQLN, encoded by the exons ATGGAAAGGCTCGACCCGAAACGCTGGGGCAGGTCGAGGTACTGTCTGCTGACGTCATTTGTCCGCGACGAAGAATCTACGATGGCCGAATCAGA GACAAAAAAGGCAATCAAGTTGGTTCCAGAGTATCTTCTGAAAAAGAGGAAGGCATACCAGGCAATCAAAGCCACGCAAGCGAAACTCGCACTGCTCGAGAAGAGAAGG GTGACTAAAGGGAAAATCAAGTTCAAGCGTTTGGAAGATTTCTTAAAGGAAAGCCACACGCAGCATCGGGATGACACCCGCATCCAAAGGGTCAAACAGAGACCGGCTGAACCTCTACCACCAGCCAAGAACAAGCTTGCCTTCGCTGTCCGCATTAGACA GACTAAAGGCGTCAGTCCTAAAGTGATGAAAGTGATCCAGATGATGAGGCTGAGGAAGATCTTCAGCGGGACCTTTGTCAAAATTAACAAGACCTCCATCGCGATGATGAAGATGGTGGAGCCTTATGTGGCATGGGG ATTTCCCAACCTGAAGTCGGTTCGTGAGCTCATTCTGAAGAGAGGTCAGACCAGGATAGGCAGGAGGAGAGTTCCCCTCACAGACAACACCTTCATCGAGGAGCACATGG GTAAACAAGGAATCATCTGCTTGGAGGACCTGATTCATGAGATCTACTCTGTTGGGAAGAACTTTCGAGCTGCCAATAACTTCCTGTTGCCGTTCAGGCTGTCAGTGGCTCGTCACTCCATCAAAGACAAAGCTGGGCTCCTGAAGGACCTGGGAAACCCAGGGTACCGTGGCACAGATATCAATGTAATCATCAGACAGCTGAACTGA
- the LOC102079565 gene encoding leucine-rich repeat-containing protein 15, producing MTECSAEKQLFVWKCHWRMEHLVWLILAMLWMAQAIECCPDVCKCSRKSGPEKSDVNCHKRGLRAFPSKLPSDAWIVKLGENGITNLKANTLRSIPKIESVNLERNAIKSIHPQAFSGAKQLMLLNLYGNHISILPPRGFQDLLNLRFLMLGQNQIGILKPEIFAGMRNLSELDLTLNALTVLPTNAFKPLIALKVLDLSLNRIQKISPKTFSGLRQLLFLNLDNNSLKTIPSGTFKPLQSLEMLVLDNNLLSTLTLSALDGLSNLQELYLRNNELELLPSDVFINLPKLSQLALSGNRLKMVDGNMFTHMPVLKKLYLHDNPWQCDCNISPLVRWMGDTKAILSPRHSLKCVTPQELRNKSLSSLQIDKLLCHT from the exons ATGACAGAGTGTTCAG ctgAAAAGCAGCTCTTTGTGTGGAAGTGTCACT GGAGGATGGAGCACTTAGTATGGCTGATACTAGCAATGCTATGGATGGCGCAGGCCATAGAGTGCTGCCCTGATGTCTGCAAATGCTCCAGGAAGTCTGGCCCAGAAAAATCAGATGTCAACTGTCATAAGCGGGGGCTTCGAGCTTTTCCTTCCAAATTGCCTTCTGATGCTTGGATTGTTAAACTAG GTGAGAATGGTATTACCAACCTGAAGGCAAATACTCTGAGATCAATTCCAAAGATTGAGAGCGTCAATCTGGAGAGAAATGCCATAAAATCAATCCATCCCCAGGCCTTCTCCGGTGCAAAGCAATTGATGCTTCTCAATCTTTATGGCAACCACATATCCATTCTTCCACCAAGGGGGTTTCAG GACCTGCTAAACCTCCGCTTCCTCATGTTGGGGCAGAACCAGATTGGCATCCTCAAACCTGAGATTTTTGCAGGCATGAGAAACCTGTCAGAGTTGGACCTTACTCTCAATGCACTGACAGTCCTCCCAACTAATGCGTTCAAACCTCTGATTGCCCTTAAAGTTTTGGATCTTTCCCTCAACCGCATCCAGAAGATTTCTCCCAAGACCTTCAGTGGACTGAGGCAGCTCTTGTTCCTCAACTTGGACAACAACAG TCTGAAGACCATTCCTTCTGGGACATTCAAGCCCCTGCAATCTCTGGAGATGCTGGTTCTAGACAACAACCTACTATCTACCCTGACGTTATCAGCTTTGGATGGCCTGAGTAACTTGCAG GAACTCTACCTGAGGAACAACGAGCTGGAGCTTCTGCCCTCTGATGTGTTCATCAACCTGCCCAAGCTTTCACAGCTGGCACTCAGCGGAAACCGCCTGAAGATGGTTGATGGAAACATGTTCACCCATATGCCTG TTCTAAAGAAGCTGTACCTCCATGACAACCCTTGGCAGTGTGACTGTAACATTAGCCCACTGGTGCGGTGGATGGGAGACACCAAGGCCATACTTTCACCACGGCACAGCCTAAAGTGCGTGACTCCTCAAGAGCTCAGAAATAAGAGCCTCAGCAGCCTGCAAATTGATAAACTGCTCTGTCACACTTAA